One window from the genome of Trabulsiella odontotermitis encodes:
- a CDS encoding conjugal transfer protein TraG N-terminal domain-containing protein, translated as MTLYTSDYLEYYLTLVGWIVHNGIWSVLVASGLFALPFIAIVIQEWLKARAEGADEGNKGVLSSMRIENRVFVAIVVIMFAGIPFIDVDLNTISFDQSRSSQCQVNVPAPSDTGWGQSFTTLNNQSAKVPVWWFFMHSISKAVTGAAVAAIPCGTDLRQMRMDIDNTRIDDPLLAQEVTDFALNCYGPARAKLFMNRPTLSEEQMADVSWIGSNYFVDTPGYYDTYRSSTPRESWPYDDSRDAGLTEVPSGAGYPNCREWWSDGSTGLRARLLAQVDPNLLSRMANWAGFISRTELDDSVIRAIAAPRQQKLNQGAVYTDYGGQIDKTLPNVVTRAAGDVGMAVGAVGFFPAMDVMRQALPMALSLLKMALVICIPLVLVIGTYDLKTVVTVSVIQFALFFVDFWFQLARWVDSTILDALYGWGWGYNRPMTYFDPVMGLNNAFGDLLLNFVMGMMFLVLPTFWVTTLTWVGIRAAGVVAGLASATKDATAAGGKGPSVISSKLK; from the coding sequence ATGACGCTCTATACGTCCGATTATCTGGAGTATTACCTGACACTGGTTGGGTGGATCGTTCATAACGGCATCTGGTCGGTCCTGGTCGCCAGCGGCTTGTTTGCGCTCCCGTTTATCGCGATCGTCATTCAGGAATGGCTGAAAGCACGCGCGGAGGGAGCTGACGAGGGCAACAAGGGCGTGCTTTCCTCGATGCGGATCGAAAACCGGGTGTTCGTCGCCATCGTGGTGATCATGTTCGCCGGCATTCCGTTCATCGATGTGGATCTCAACACCATCAGCTTCGATCAGTCCCGCTCCAGCCAGTGCCAGGTGAACGTTCCCGCGCCCAGCGATACAGGTTGGGGCCAGTCATTCACCACGCTCAACAACCAGTCGGCCAAGGTGCCGGTCTGGTGGTTTTTCATGCACTCGATCTCCAAGGCTGTCACCGGTGCCGCCGTCGCGGCGATCCCGTGCGGAACCGACCTGCGGCAGATGAGGATGGACATCGACAACACCCGTATCGACGACCCCTTGCTGGCTCAGGAAGTGACAGATTTCGCGCTCAATTGCTACGGTCCCGCCCGAGCCAAGCTGTTCATGAACCGCCCGACTCTGAGCGAAGAGCAGATGGCGGACGTCAGCTGGATCGGCTCCAATTACTTTGTCGACACGCCCGGCTACTACGACACTTATCGCTCAAGCACGCCTCGCGAGTCATGGCCGTACGATGACAGCCGTGATGCGGGGCTGACCGAGGTGCCTAGCGGCGCCGGTTACCCGAACTGCCGGGAATGGTGGTCGGATGGTTCAACCGGACTACGTGCGCGCCTGCTGGCTCAGGTCGATCCCAATCTGCTTTCACGCATGGCGAACTGGGCTGGCTTCATCTCCAGGACCGAGCTGGACGATTCCGTGATCCGCGCCATCGCGGCCCCGCGGCAACAGAAACTGAACCAGGGCGCCGTCTACACCGACTACGGCGGCCAGATCGACAAGACCTTGCCGAATGTCGTTACCCGAGCCGCGGGCGATGTGGGGATGGCGGTGGGTGCCGTGGGGTTCTTCCCGGCGATGGACGTCATGCGTCAGGCTTTGCCCATGGCGTTGTCACTGCTCAAGATGGCGCTGGTGATTTGCATTCCGCTCGTGCTGGTGATCGGCACCTACGACCTGAAGACCGTGGTGACCGTCAGCGTGATCCAGTTCGCCCTGTTCTTCGTGGATTTCTGGTTCCAATTGGCAAGGTGGGTCGACTCCACGATCCTGGACGCGCTCTATGGCTGGGGATGGGGCTACAACCGTCCGATGACCTATTTCGACCCGGTGATGGGGCTGAACAATGCATTCGGGGATCTGCTGCTGAACTTCGTGATGGGAATGATGTTCCTTGTGCTACCAACTTTTTGGGTTACTACGCTTACTTGGGTGGGAATTCGAGCTGCTGGCGTAGTTGCTGGATTGGCAAGCGCAACGAAAGATGCCACTGCGGCTGGAGGAAAAGGACCTAGCGTTATCTCCAGCAAGCTGAAATAA
- a CDS encoding DUF3742 family protein, which yields MATHAHNKGWAYRLGSGMGRAWRGYTRLEKKAARWLVAQGVPGLVASALPWLARLAVLGVLLCVAFWLALLLLFVVAVAWSAGQGADAEEDKWPSTRHDDLREMPWYDPVPYNDTDHPDFPDEKDL from the coding sequence ATGGCAACGCACGCACACAACAAGGGATGGGCCTATCGGCTCGGTAGCGGCATGGGGCGTGCCTGGCGTGGTTATACACGGTTGGAAAAGAAGGCTGCTCGCTGGCTGGTTGCGCAAGGCGTCCCCGGACTGGTGGCGTCGGCTCTCCCATGGCTTGCCAGGCTCGCGGTGCTTGGCGTTCTCCTCTGCGTCGCCTTCTGGCTGGCCTTGCTGCTCCTGTTCGTTGTCGCAGTTGCCTGGTCAGCCGGACAAGGCGCTGATGCAGAGGAAGATAAGTGGCCATCCACTAGGCATGATGATCTCAGGGAAATGCCCTGGTACGATCCTGTGCCTTATAACGACACGGACCACCCCGATTTCCCTGATGAAAAAGATCTGTAA
- a CDS encoding type II toxin-antitoxin system VapC family toxin, with the protein MIVLDTNVLSETLRPAPDALALTWLAQQPRSALFTTTVTRAELLYGVRLLPDGQRKAALMEAIHGIFASDMAGQVLGFDNDASDAYAEIAASRKLAGKPISQFDAMIAAIAKSRGASLATRNVKDFVDCGITVIDPWKR; encoded by the coding sequence ATGATCGTCCTCGACACCAACGTTCTGTCCGAGACACTTCGCCCAGCTCCCGATGCACTTGCGCTGACCTGGCTGGCTCAGCAACCTCGCTCAGCGCTGTTCACCACGACAGTCACGCGGGCGGAGTTGCTGTATGGCGTGCGCCTGCTGCCGGACGGCCAACGCAAGGCCGCGCTCATGGAGGCGATTCACGGCATCTTTGCTTCGGATATGGCCGGACAGGTGCTGGGCTTCGACAATGACGCATCCGATGCCTACGCCGAAATCGCAGCGTCACGCAAACTGGCGGGCAAGCCGATCAGCCAGTTCGACGCCATGATCGCGGCGATCGCAAAGTCGCGAGGCGCCAGCCTGGCAACCCGCAACGTCAAGGACTTCGTGGACTGTGGCATCACAGTGATCGATCCGTGGAAGCGTTGA
- a CDS encoding FitA-like ribbon-helix-helix domain-containing protein: MAMTTMTIRNIDEGLKARLRVQAAQHGRSMEDEARDILRAALSTETARGNSLIEAIRARVEPLGGIELDLPARDAIRNPPEFDA; encoded by the coding sequence ATGGCAATGACCACGATGACCATCAGGAACATTGACGAGGGGCTGAAAGCGCGTCTGCGCGTGCAAGCCGCTCAGCATGGCCGTTCGATGGAAGATGAGGCTCGCGACATCTTGCGGGCGGCTTTATCGACCGAGACTGCACGCGGCAATTCTTTGATCGAGGCTATTCGTGCGCGGGTAGAGCCGCTAGGCGGGATCGAGCTAGACCTGCCGGCGCGGGATGCCATTCGTAACCCGCCGGAGTTTGATGCATGA